The Litchfieldia alkalitelluris genome has a window encoding:
- the recD2 gene encoding SF1B family DNA helicase RecD2: MKGSHLVTIFHNESNLYSVVRIRLEETNENYEEKEAVVTGYFPRIHENETYTFFGFLKDHPKFGMQFQVEKFRKEMPQSKQGIIQYLSGDMFKGIGKKTAEKIVDVLGENAISRILSDPSSLKKIPKLPEEKAKEIYDTLMEHQGLEQVMIGLSQHGFGPQVSMKIYQKYKEETLSIIQANPYRLVEDIEGVGFGRADELGQGLGLSGNHPDRIRAGILYILEQDSLQEGHVYLTAEQLIIKVKSLLDGNQLETISEIDISQQIITLTEEGRIVTEESRVYVPSLYFSEKGLVTNINKILDQTEYTDQFPESEFLLALGELEERLKVQYAPSQKDAIQKALMSPMLLLTGGPGTGKTTVIKGIVELYSELHGCSLDSKDYNDENPYPIRLVAPTGRAAKRMSEATGLPAVTIHRLLGWNGVEGFQHDEDNPITGKILIVDEVSMVDIWLANQLFKSLPDSIQVIMVGDEDQLPSVGPGQVLKDLLSSNIIPTVRLTDIYRQSEGSSIIELAHDIKKGTLPPDITQPKADRSFINCGSGQVLEVVKKVAANAKKKGYSARDIQVLAPMYRGPAGIDSLNVMLQDLFNPASDQKRELTFGSIVYRVGDKILQLVNQPESNVFNGDMGEVVSIFFAKENTEKQDLLVVSYEGNEVTYTKQDLNQITHAYCCSIHKSQGSEFPIVILPVVKSYYRMLRKNLIYTAITRSKNFLILCGEQDAFVQGINRVEDGLRQTTLCLKLKDELQEIKQLEHTVEVEDIFLTDPNIGMENVTPYDFMDITYDK; this comes from the coding sequence ATGAAAGGTTCACATTTAGTGACGATTTTTCATAATGAAAGTAATTTATACTCTGTTGTGAGAATTAGACTAGAAGAAACAAATGAAAACTATGAAGAAAAAGAAGCTGTTGTAACAGGCTACTTTCCTCGAATTCATGAAAATGAAACATATACCTTTTTCGGATTTCTAAAGGACCATCCAAAGTTTGGTATGCAATTTCAAGTGGAGAAATTCCGAAAAGAAATGCCACAGTCTAAACAGGGAATTATTCAGTATCTGTCCGGAGATATGTTTAAGGGAATTGGAAAGAAAACGGCTGAAAAAATAGTAGATGTATTGGGTGAAAACGCAATTTCGAGAATTCTTTCAGATCCTTCATCGTTAAAAAAGATTCCCAAGCTACCAGAAGAAAAAGCAAAAGAAATTTATGATACGTTAATGGAGCATCAAGGCCTTGAACAGGTAATGATAGGATTATCGCAGCACGGATTTGGTCCTCAAGTTTCAATGAAAATTTATCAAAAGTATAAAGAAGAAACACTTTCAATAATTCAAGCCAATCCTTATCGACTTGTTGAAGATATAGAAGGAGTTGGTTTTGGACGGGCTGATGAATTAGGGCAGGGGCTTGGACTTTCAGGAAACCATCCAGATCGTATTCGAGCAGGTATATTATACATATTAGAACAAGATTCGCTTCAAGAAGGCCATGTATATTTAACGGCTGAGCAATTGATTATCAAAGTAAAATCATTATTAGACGGCAATCAGTTAGAAACCATCTCTGAAATCGATATATCACAGCAAATCATCACCTTGACCGAAGAAGGGCGTATTGTTACTGAAGAAAGCAGGGTGTATGTTCCATCACTTTATTTTTCAGAAAAAGGCTTGGTAACAAATATTAATAAAATTCTTGATCAAACTGAATACACTGATCAATTCCCAGAGTCTGAATTCTTATTAGCTCTTGGTGAACTTGAGGAGAGATTAAAGGTTCAGTATGCTCCTTCGCAAAAGGATGCCATACAAAAAGCCTTAATGTCTCCGATGCTCTTATTAACGGGAGGTCCTGGAACAGGGAAAACAACGGTTATTAAGGGGATTGTCGAGCTTTACAGTGAATTACATGGTTGTTCTTTAGATTCAAAAGATTATAATGATGAAAATCCTTATCCAATCAGGTTAGTTGCTCCTACAGGTCGCGCAGCAAAGCGTATGAGTGAAGCAACAGGACTACCGGCCGTTACTATCCATCGATTATTAGGATGGAATGGTGTTGAAGGGTTTCAGCATGATGAAGACAATCCGATTACGGGGAAAATATTAATTGTTGATGAGGTATCAATGGTTGATATTTGGCTAGCAAATCAGCTATTTAAGTCTTTACCAGATTCGATTCAAGTTATTATGGTAGGAGATGAAGATCAGCTTCCATCAGTCGGGCCGGGTCAGGTATTAAAAGATTTACTGTCTTCTAACATCATCCCAACAGTACGATTAACTGATATTTACCGACAATCTGAAGGTTCGTCGATTATTGAATTAGCGCATGATATCAAGAAAGGGACCTTACCTCCTGATATCACACAACCAAAAGCTGACCGCTCGTTTATTAATTGTGGTTCAGGGCAAGTCCTTGAAGTGGTAAAAAAAGTAGCAGCAAATGCCAAAAAGAAAGGTTATTCAGCCCGAGATATTCAAGTGCTTGCTCCAATGTACAGAGGTCCTGCTGGAATTGATAGTCTTAATGTTATGCTACAAGATTTATTTAATCCTGCTTCAGATCAAAAAAGGGAACTTACTTTCGGTAGTATCGTATATCGAGTGGGCGATAAAATTTTACAACTTGTGAACCAACCTGAAAGTAATGTCTTTAATGGTGATATGGGAGAAGTTGTTTCGATCTTCTTTGCAAAGGAAAACACAGAAAAGCAAGATCTTCTTGTGGTTTCATATGAAGGAAATGAAGTGACTTATACAAAACAGGATTTAAATCAAATTACTCACGCCTACTGCTGCTCTATACATAAATCTCAAGGAAGCGAATTTCCGATTGTCATATTACCAGTTGTAAAAAGTTATTATCGGATGCTTCGAAAGAATCTCATTTATACCGCGATTACAAGGAGTAAAAACTTCCTAATTTTATGCGGTGAACAAGATGCCTTTGTTCAGGGAATTAATCGAGTAGAGGATGGACTACGCCAAACAACATTGTGTTTAAAGCTAAAAGATGAACTTCAAGAGATAAAGCAGCTAGAGCATACTGTTGAAGTAGAAGACATCTTTTTGACTGATCCAAATATTGGAATGGAAAACGTTACACCGTATGACTTTATGGATATTACGTATGATAAGTAA
- a CDS encoding cysteine desulfurase family protein: protein MERIYMDHAATSPMHPEVIEKMIPYMADVFGNPSSIHSFGRESRHILDEARKTVSKSIGAKENEIVFTSGGTEADNTAIIGYALANRHKGNHIITTTIEHHAVLHTCEYLEKHGFKVTYLPVNEHGQVTAQQVANSLTDETILVTIMYGNNEVGTIQPIEAIGHLVKPHQAVFHTDAVQAYGLVPINVEELGIDLLSVSAHKINGPKGTGFLYVRQGIKLTPHLYGGEQERKRRAGTENVAGIVGLSQAVLISHGTIEAKRKQYLEFRQTFISILDESGVSYNINGHTEETLSHILNISFPGTNVESMLVNLDLSGIAVSSGSACTAGSIEPSHVLVAMFGKDSERIISSIRYSFGLGNTLDQVIQAAQKTVTIVKRLTQQ from the coding sequence ATGGAGAGAATATACATGGATCATGCTGCTACATCACCGATGCATCCTGAAGTTATCGAAAAAATGATTCCCTATATGGCAGATGTTTTTGGTAATCCATCAAGTATCCATTCATTTGGTCGTGAAAGCAGACATATTTTAGATGAAGCCAGAAAAACAGTTTCAAAAAGCATAGGTGCAAAAGAGAATGAAATTGTATTCACGAGTGGTGGAACTGAAGCAGATAACACAGCTATTATAGGATATGCACTTGCAAATAGACATAAAGGCAACCATATTATTACTACAACAATTGAGCATCATGCGGTATTACATACTTGTGAGTATTTGGAGAAGCATGGATTTAAGGTAACTTACTTACCTGTCAACGAGCATGGGCAAGTCACCGCCCAGCAAGTTGCAAATTCTTTGACAGATGAGACAATTCTTGTCACAATCATGTATGGTAACAATGAGGTTGGTACGATTCAGCCAATTGAGGCAATTGGTCATCTTGTTAAACCACATCAAGCTGTTTTCCATACTGATGCCGTTCAAGCGTATGGATTGGTGCCAATAAATGTTGAAGAATTAGGTATTGATTTGCTTTCTGTTTCTGCCCATAAAATTAATGGACCAAAAGGGACAGGCTTTCTTTATGTTCGTCAGGGAATTAAATTAACACCACATTTGTATGGTGGTGAGCAGGAACGTAAAAGGCGTGCAGGAACAGAAAACGTCGCTGGAATTGTTGGGTTAAGTCAAGCGGTTTTAATTTCCCATGGGACAATCGAGGCAAAGCGTAAACAATATCTTGAATTTCGTCAAACCTTTATATCCATTTTAGATGAAAGTGGTGTTTCATATAACATCAATGGTCATACTGAAGAAACATTATCACACATCTTAAATATAAGTTTTCCCGGAACAAATGTAGAATCAATGCTTGTTAATTTAGATTTAAGTGGAATCGCTGTTTCTAGTGGATCAGCTTGTACAGCAGGATCGATTGAGCCATCGCATGTCCTTGTTGCCATGTTTGGTAAAGACTCAGAGCGAATTATCTCTTCAATACGCTATAGCTTTGGATTAGGAAATACATTAGATCAAGTGATCCAGGCCGCACAGAAAACAGTTACTATTGTTAAACGATTAACACAGCAGTAG
- a CDS encoding PRC-barrel domain-containing protein — MRTFSLLKGVPVYQSETGKKLGYVSDIYLSEHGTIEGLLMDGKGLFQRDRLIPIESVSSFGHDGVMVASEIELQPIQKDKSKHFLYSHHGLYRKPVLSSEGEKLGLLEDVYFREEMGTIIGYELTDGFFADITEGKRVVKTTAPLTIGEEVIVVQVKP; from the coding sequence TTGCGGACATTCTCATTATTAAAAGGTGTACCCGTTTACCAGTCAGAAACAGGAAAAAAACTTGGATATGTTTCTGATATATATTTAAGTGAACATGGAACCATTGAAGGTTTATTAATGGATGGGAAAGGTCTTTTTCAGCGAGATCGTTTAATTCCGATTGAATCCGTTTCATCATTTGGGCATGATGGGGTAATGGTCGCAAGTGAAATAGAATTACAACCAATTCAAAAAGATAAATCAAAGCACTTTTTATACTCACATCACGGGCTATACCGAAAACCTGTTCTTTCTTCAGAAGGAGAAAAACTAGGTTTATTAGAAGATGTATATTTTAGGGAAGAAATGGGCACTATTATAGGGTATGAATTAACGGATGGATTCTTTGCTGATATTACCGAGGGAAAAAGAGTAGTCAAAACAACTGCACCCCTCACAATCGGAGAAGAAGTCATCGTCGTACAAGTAAAACCGTGA
- the cymR gene encoding cysteine metabolism transcriptional regulator CymR, translated as MKISTKGRYGLTIMIELAKKHGEGPTSLKTIAQTHDLSEHYLEQLISPLRNARLVKSIRGAYGGYILAEEPANITAGDIIRVLEGPISPVEVLEDEEPAKRQLWIRIRDAVKDVLDNTTLEDLASYTDGEQESYMFYI; from the coding sequence ATGAAAATCTCAACTAAGGGTAGATACGGTTTGACAATCATGATTGAATTAGCAAAAAAGCATGGTGAGGGACCAACCTCATTAAAGACAATTGCACAAACACATGACTTATCAGAACATTACTTAGAGCAATTAATTTCTCCATTACGTAATGCGAGGCTAGTTAAAAGTATTCGTGGAGCATATGGAGGATATATCCTTGCAGAAGAACCTGCAAATATCACAGCCGGTGATATTATTCGTGTGCTCGAGGGGCCGATAAGTCCTGTTGAAGTCTTAGAGGATGAAGAACCAGCTAAACGACAGCTTTGGATAAGAATCCGTGATGCCGTAAAAGATGTCCTTGATAATACAACATTAGAGGATTTAGCTAGCTATACTGATGGTGAGCAAGAATCTTATATGTTTTATATTTAG
- the mnmA gene encoding tRNA 2-thiouridine(34) synthase MnmA: protein MNQKAPKDTRVVVGMSGGVDSSVAALLLKEQGYDVIGIFMKNWDDTDENGFCTATEDYEDVIRVCNQIGIPYYAVNFEKQYWDKVFTYFLDEYKAGRTPNPDVMCNKEIKFKAFLEHALTLGADYLATGHYARVEYRDGEYKMLRGIDDNKDQTYFLNQLGQDQLSKVLFPIGNIEKSKVRELAKEADLATATKKDSTGICFIGERNFKEFLSNYLPAQPGNMETLSGEVKGKHDGLMYYTIGQRHGLGIGGSGDPWFVVGKDLEKNILYVDQGFHNDLLYSESIIATNIAWVSDAKPEKEFKCTAKFRYRQPDNQVTVQIIDSNNVRIVFDEPIRAITPGQAVVFYNGDECLGGGTIDQVFKDNKEIWYV from the coding sequence ATGAATCAAAAAGCACCAAAAGATACACGTGTAGTCGTAGGGATGTCAGGTGGAGTCGACTCATCTGTTGCAGCACTACTTTTAAAAGAACAAGGCTATGACGTGATCGGGATTTTTATGAAAAACTGGGACGACACAGATGAAAATGGCTTTTGCACAGCCACAGAAGATTATGAAGATGTGATAAGAGTATGTAATCAAATTGGTATCCCATATTATGCTGTTAATTTTGAAAAGCAATATTGGGACAAGGTGTTTACGTACTTTTTAGATGAATATAAAGCAGGAAGAACGCCGAACCCTGATGTAATGTGCAACAAAGAAATCAAGTTCAAAGCTTTCCTTGAGCATGCACTAACATTAGGTGCAGATTATTTAGCAACAGGGCATTACGCACGTGTTGAGTATCGAGACGGGGAGTATAAAATGCTTCGTGGAATTGATGATAACAAAGACCAAACGTACTTTTTAAATCAGTTAGGTCAAGACCAGTTATCAAAGGTTCTTTTCCCGATTGGCAATATCGAAAAATCAAAGGTTCGTGAACTAGCTAAAGAAGCTGATTTGGCAACTGCAACGAAAAAAGATAGCACTGGTATATGTTTTATCGGTGAACGTAATTTCAAAGAGTTCTTAAGTAACTATTTACCTGCACAGCCTGGTAACATGGAAACATTATCTGGTGAAGTCAAAGGCAAACATGATGGTCTAATGTATTACACCATTGGACAGCGTCATGGCCTAGGAATTGGTGGTAGTGGAGACCCTTGGTTTGTTGTAGGAAAAGATCTAGAGAAGAATATTCTTTATGTTGACCAAGGTTTTCATAATGATTTGTTATACTCAGAATCAATCATTGCGACTAATATAGCTTGGGTATCAGATGCTAAGCCGGAAAAAGAATTCAAATGTACAGCAAAGTTTAGATACCGTCAACCAGACAATCAAGTAACTGTTCAAATAATTGATAGCAATAATGTACGTATTGTTTTTGATGAACCGATTCGTGCAATTACCCCAGGACAAGCCGTTGTTTTCTACAATGGAGACGAATGTTTGGGTGGCGGCACGATTGACCAAGTGTTTAAGGATAATAAAGAAATTTGGTATGTCTAA
- a CDS encoding YrzQ family protein encodes MNKTFTSLVALGLGAAAYSMAQRNNLMNGRKMKKMRKRIVKAMS; translated from the coding sequence ATGAATAAGACGTTTACTTCGCTAGTTGCTCTTGGGTTAGGTGCAGCTGCATATAGCATGGCACAAAGAAATAACCTAATGAATGGCCGTAAAATGAAAAAAATGCGTAAAAGAATCGTAAAAGCTATGTCTTAA
- a CDS encoding replication-associated recombination protein A codes for MNKKPLAFRMRPKKITDIIGQQHLVGEGKILSRMVKAKHLTSMILYGPPGIGKTSIATAIAGSTKVSFRTLNAVVNNKKDMEIVVEEGKMSGKIILILDEVHRLDKAKQDFLLPHLESGLVTLIGATTSNPYHAINPAIRSRCQIFELKPLTPDEIIIALRRAITDKENGLGETPINISEEALSFVAHACGGDVRSALSAIELAVLSTDQDEEGSISIDVAAVEECIQKKSFAHDKDGDGHYDVLSAFQKSIRGSDVNAALHYLGRLIEAGDLVSISRRLLIIAYEDVGLANPQAGGRALDAIMVAERVGFPEARIPLANIVVELCLSPKSNSAYKALDAAIDDIRNGKMGEIPDHLKDAHYSGAAKLGRGIEYLYPHNYENSWIKQQYLPDRIKDRKYYVPKLTSKFEQTLASVYEKLSKLSK; via the coding sequence ATGAATAAAAAACCATTGGCATTTCGGATGCGGCCCAAAAAAATAACGGATATTATTGGACAACAGCATTTAGTTGGTGAAGGTAAAATATTATCGAGGATGGTCAAGGCCAAGCATCTTACATCGATGATTTTGTACGGACCTCCAGGGATAGGTAAAACTTCTATCGCAACTGCAATTGCAGGTAGTACAAAAGTAAGTTTCCGTACATTAAATGCAGTTGTAAATAATAAAAAAGATATGGAAATTGTTGTTGAAGAAGGAAAGATGTCGGGAAAAATCATTCTTATTTTAGATGAAGTACATCGCTTAGATAAAGCAAAACAGGATTTTCTACTACCCCATCTAGAAAGTGGTCTGGTTACATTAATCGGGGCTACAACTAGCAATCCATATCATGCAATAAATCCTGCCATTCGAAGTCGGTGCCAAATATTCGAGCTTAAACCACTCACACCAGATGAAATCATCATAGCATTAAGAAGAGCGATTACTGATAAAGAAAATGGACTAGGAGAAACTCCTATCAACATCAGTGAAGAAGCTTTATCGTTTGTTGCACATGCATGTGGTGGGGATGTACGTTCAGCACTTAGTGCGATTGAACTTGCTGTCCTCTCAACTGATCAAGACGAAGAAGGAAGTATTTCTATTGATGTAGCTGCGGTGGAAGAATGTATCCAGAAAAAAAGCTTTGCACATGACAAAGATGGCGATGGGCACTATGACGTACTTTCCGCTTTTCAAAAATCAATCCGTGGTAGTGATGTGAATGCCGCCCTACACTACCTAGGAAGATTAATTGAAGCCGGTGACTTGGTTAGTATTAGTAGACGATTATTGATCATCGCATACGAAGATGTTGGTCTAGCTAATCCACAAGCCGGAGGGAGAGCCCTAGATGCGATTATGGTGGCAGAACGTGTAGGGTTTCCAGAAGCGCGTATTCCTCTTGCAAATATTGTTGTTGAATTATGTTTGTCACCTAAATCCAACTCTGCATATAAAGCTCTAGATGCGGCCATTGATGATATTAGAAATGGGAAAATGGGAGAGATTCCTGACCACCTAAAAGATGCACATTATTCAGGGGCAGCCAAGCTAGGAAGAGGAATTGAATATCTTTATCCTCATAACTATGAAAATAGTTGGATTAAGCAACAATACTTACCAGATCGAATCAAAGACCGAAAATATTATGTTCCGAAATTAACAAGTAAATTTGAACAAACCCTTGCTTCAGTATATGAGAAATTATCGAAGTTGAGCAAATAA
- a CDS encoding YczE/YyaS/YitT family protein, with translation MKGHHQVSQQLLRWGIYFSGLLVMSLGIVLTIKADLGASPWDVFHIGLYKQLGLTIGTWSIIVGFVILGISSIVSKKLPQAGALVNMLTVGIFIDMYMALPFLNTPDFVIGKILMLIIGIVINGYGMGLYISARLGAGPRDSLMIALTEKIKWKIQHIRSSMEIIVLIIGWILGGPVFIGTILYCLVIGNVVGFALPQCTKLADQMMFKIGKTKQRSVSEKQLSH, from the coding sequence TTGAAGGGACATCATCAGGTTAGTCAGCAGTTGCTAAGATGGGGAATTTATTTTAGTGGGTTACTTGTCATGTCATTAGGGATCGTATTGACCATAAAAGCAGACCTAGGTGCATCTCCATGGGATGTATTCCATATTGGTCTTTATAAACAACTAGGGTTAACGATCGGAACATGGTCCATCATAGTAGGGTTTGTAATCTTAGGAATAAGCTCTATTGTATCTAAGAAACTGCCACAAGCAGGTGCGTTGGTGAATATGCTGACGGTTGGCATTTTTATTGATATGTATATGGCGCTTCCTTTTCTTAATACGCCCGATTTTGTAATCGGGAAAATCTTGATGTTAATAATTGGAATTGTTATAAATGGTTATGGAATGGGCCTTTATATTTCTGCTCGACTTGGAGCAGGACCTAGAGACAGTTTAATGATTGCCCTTACTGAGAAAATAAAATGGAAAATACAACATATCCGCTCAAGTATGGAGATAATCGTCTTAATTATCGGTTGGATTCTTGGTGGACCCGTATTTATTGGTACTATCCTTTACTGTTTAGTGATAGGAAATGTAGTAGGCTTTGCATTACCACAATGCACAAAATTAGCAGACCAAATGATGTTTAAAATTGGTAAGACTAAACAAAGATCAGTTTCAGAAAAACAATTGAGTCATTAA
- a CDS encoding tetratricopeptide repeat protein — protein MDYNKTGIQYMQEGKYEEAAKAFSAAIEENPNEALYYVNFGNLLSAVDEPEKAIRFYQKALEITPTIATAYYGMGNVYYNLGDFQKAKEHFETANKHGLENSDTFFMLGMTLQQMEQDKLSLVYLQRAVELNEEDTEARFQLGLSLAGQSFIDEAIEQFIEVTTRNPSHADAFYNLGVAYAGYKEDAEKALEMFNKALEIQPTHALAHNGKQIVESALSEQ, from the coding sequence ATGGATTATAATAAAACTGGAATACAATATATGCAAGAAGGCAAATACGAAGAAGCTGCAAAGGCATTTTCAGCAGCAATCGAAGAAAATCCGAATGAAGCATTATATTATGTGAACTTCGGAAACTTACTTTCTGCAGTAGACGAGCCCGAGAAGGCAATTAGATTTTACCAAAAGGCACTTGAAATCACACCAACGATTGCAACGGCTTATTATGGAATGGGAAATGTGTATTATAATCTTGGTGATTTTCAAAAAGCGAAAGAGCATTTTGAAACAGCAAATAAACATGGCTTAGAAAACAGTGATACGTTTTTTATGTTAGGGATGACACTACAGCAAATGGAACAGGACAAGCTTTCTCTTGTTTATTTGCAACGGGCAGTGGAATTAAATGAAGAAGATACAGAAGCTCGTTTTCAATTAGGATTGAGTTTAGCTGGTCAATCTTTTATCGATGAAGCGATTGAGCAGTTTATCGAAGTTACAACAAGAAACCCGTCACATGCAGACGCATTTTATAACTTAGGTGTTGCTTATGCTGGTTATAAAGAGGATGCTGAAAAAGCCCTAGAGATGTTTAACAAAGCACTAGAAATACAGCCAACCCATGCCTTGGCTCATAACGGTAAACAAATTGTTGAGAGTGCGCTTAGCGAACAATAA